Proteins from a single region of Deinococcus depolymerans:
- a CDS encoding tetratricopeptide repeat protein, with product MTQYTRSVLLGLTLALASHGAAQTMIETVGAAGIQNTLQSAGTSAIPKVNLPTVPGAASDAGGAATPAPAVTVTPLSAEQETQLQAAQAAFRAGNLAQARAAFETLVTQNYTNPAPHFGLALVLFAQNDDRGAAFELTQFTALAPTRFEGPYNLGVIASRQGNHAEALQLYARAATLMTDQAGPAARRQVLEALAAEQTRKADFAALSGTLAAIATLDPQDLDVQYRLAQARTLSGQGAAALPGVYALLQQAPARADAALLLADIYVAQGLPDRAVRELDAAATRITNGSDRAALLLRKADVLAQAGDTRAAVFAAQDATRADSRNAAAFARVGELRALRGDRPGALSFYQNAVKLAPQNAAYRAALAGVRLTLNQNAEAAADAAQALTLRPDDTTLARALFVQGVAAYRQGQYAQATRALSSSQTRAPSADTSLWLGLSAYAQKDYAAAATALSESVKLSPTPTARLNLASALLASARYAEAEAILRGLVSDDPKNAEAWFQLGLSQRAQARETDARASLKTAAALGSARAAGALK from the coding sequence GTGACGCAATACACACGTTCCGTTCTGCTGGGCCTGACGCTGGCCCTCGCCAGCCACGGCGCCGCCCAGACCATGATCGAGACGGTCGGTGCGGCCGGCATCCAGAACACGCTGCAATCCGCCGGCACGTCCGCCATCCCGAAAGTGAATCTTCCCACCGTGCCCGGCGCCGCCAGCGACGCGGGCGGGGCGGCCACCCCCGCCCCGGCAGTCACCGTCACCCCCCTGAGCGCCGAGCAGGAAACCCAGTTGCAGGCCGCTCAGGCCGCGTTCCGCGCCGGGAACCTCGCGCAGGCACGCGCGGCCTTCGAGACGCTGGTCACGCAGAACTACACCAATCCCGCGCCGCACTTCGGGCTGGCCCTGGTGCTGTTCGCGCAGAACGACGACCGGGGCGCCGCCTTTGAACTCACGCAGTTCACGGCGCTGGCCCCCACCCGCTTCGAGGGGCCGTACAACCTCGGCGTGATCGCCAGCCGGCAGGGCAACCACGCCGAAGCGCTGCAACTGTACGCCAGGGCCGCCACCCTGATGACCGACCAGGCAGGACCGGCCGCACGCCGCCAGGTGCTCGAAGCGCTGGCCGCCGAACAGACCCGCAAGGCGGACTTCGCGGCGCTGAGCGGCACCCTGGCCGCCATCGCCACGCTGGACCCGCAGGACCTGGACGTGCAGTACCGGCTCGCTCAGGCCCGCACCCTGAGTGGGCAGGGCGCCGCCGCGCTGCCCGGCGTGTACGCCCTGCTGCAGCAGGCCCCCGCCCGTGCCGACGCCGCGCTGCTGCTGGCCGACATCTACGTCGCGCAGGGCCTCCCGGACCGCGCCGTGCGTGAACTCGACGCGGCCGCCACCCGCATCACGAACGGCAGTGACCGCGCGGCGCTGCTGCTGCGCAAGGCCGACGTGCTCGCCCAGGCCGGCGACACGCGCGCCGCCGTGTTCGCCGCTCAGGACGCCACCCGCGCCGACAGCCGCAACGCCGCCGCCTTCGCCCGCGTGGGCGAACTGCGCGCCCTGCGCGGCGACCGGCCCGGCGCCCTGAGCTTCTACCAGAACGCCGTGAAGCTCGCCCCGCAGAACGCCGCCTACCGCGCCGCGCTGGCCGGCGTGCGCCTCACCCTGAACCAGAACGCCGAGGCCGCCGCCGACGCCGCGCAGGCCCTGACCCTGCGGCCCGACGACACCACCCTGGCCCGCGCGCTGTTCGTGCAGGGCGTCGCCGCCTACCGCCAGGGTCAGTACGCGCAGGCCACCCGCGCCCTGAGTTCCAGCCAGACCCGCGCGCCCAGCGCCGACACCAGCCTGTGGCTGGGCCTCAGCGCCTACGCGCAGAAGGACTACGCGGCCGCCGCGACCGCCCTGAGCGAGAGCGTGAAACTCAGTCCCACCCCCACCGCGCGCCTGAACCTCGCCAGCGCCCTGCTCGCCAGCGCCCGCTACGCGGAAGCCGAGGCGATCCTGCGCGGCCTGGTCAGCGACGACCCTAAGAACGCCGAGGCGTGGTTCCAGCTGGGCCTGTCCCAGCGCGCCCAGGCGCGTGAAACCGACGCCCGCGCGTCCCTGAAGACCGCCGCCGCGCTGGGCAGCGCCCGCGCCGCCGGAGCCCTCAAATGA
- a CDS encoding beta strand repeat-containing protein, with protein MNTVPRNPLLLLLTGTLVACGGGSNTPSPSTPGNTAPAVNIKANGRAITADTYLPTRGRLDVSVSDPDIGGSIKKVVYAIDNGPRTDLSPAAAMTVALPSLSGGQHEVTVEATDNAGAVTTVKAPFLIDAAAPTLTTVNLNGQAAADTATFTVGDAALLSVTAQDTRGDTQKTPGPVTIRVLESGTLVKSVSGNTLTADLTKDVKGQARAAGTVIFTVEAEDSVGFVTSRNIAVTFNAASTGDNGGVTAPTFTWLSPASDFVKGGGTVTLRATATRNGQDLSSQITYTATCGDIKGNIWTLDATCADGSKQSVTATVTDGGRNFSSPAKVITVDASDPTVQITNPQQGQTFTQNPIKIGVTGTDAVSGLDRILVEAKKDGDANYTQVGVVTAASGDVTWAPMNGTYTLRATATDKTGRTNTTTLSGIKVNLTSSDATPPTVALSPIPATPQRATVTVTATANDNDSGVAKVDLYDGGTLIESKATGVGGKYTFSLDTTKLSDGPHTLRAIAFDNAGLSSETSASLTVDNTAPVVNWISPADGAVTRGEVTLNATTNEGTVTYTVDGMPLTGNKATFSSDGTHTITATAQDAAGNRTSSTIRVTSDATAPIAQITGPTAGSTLTSNPVTITVTGNDTGSGVSSLEVFARDTATNTSTSVGTVNGASGTVTWTPTSGTYDLTVIATDKAGNKGAASTPVNVTVKLATADISPPEFDKTAPTATFSRGVITLDGFVKDPESGISQVTLFNGGVRLNATPSLSVQPDGRTRYALTLDSKTLADGTYTLTIQATNGVGLVSNQDVPVNVNNAAPTVTISNPQNGALLGKNSDLTVKATGTDTTPGDTLTYEYSVDGGAFATFDPAQTQTPLKLPTPTDGTHTLTVRATDKAGNTGTTTSTYTYDGTAPTVQITSPTQGQMFTSTPVTISVIGQDSGTGIASINVYANDGTSPDELIGTLGGNGSVTWYPRKTDGSPYTIKAIATDRAGNLSATADATVSGVKVKTASTVQVTGGPAITPPNADPKGRTYVSNGRTYARGPLTVSATAITDAPNMTQAELQADGQTLLTTTTTPGTPTFTFDFDNLNEGLRDIGVRFTDSLGTVGITKTTVYVDKTAPIINWNTTLNGSLSSAPVTLDATATDSASGVSGNVTYTENGQSVTNPVSADGQHTVTAAATDNVGNVATRNVTFTIDSTAPDVIPALTVNPQEFTTAPITLTATATDATSSVANIEVLVGLQGQSLTTLGRQNGASYSTVFTPSQAGTYAVQYIARDAAGNVRTVDRTFTYVVTTAPVEQAPKPVLEVVGSAPYSGNMSVNISGNYDAASQVDRMILQVTDSKGVIDNSTYVTPQARATLSVDTTRFANGPLKLQVIAYTKTGLRGLSSETSVLVQNLTSPDFKIASPSDGASVTTPSVPVQITLTKRSADYTISQPIQVDLLDYRGVTVASRTLDSSDRNVCSGSTESLTCNTTFDVAALPADIYTVRARTTVLVDPAGANISRPLETSSQFKHNTTSVLPPASTIRFPAITDSQKPGQIDSSSGVLISVSDNTGVNVVEARIVGPFDANQALTLNGTTQCDASKPVVGRSPVDVLMLNYGYSPAIAVGDVVLTNLDIDGSAYVPDNNLNERYDLRVTVQDTEGNRNIQCIPITINRAAIRANRPSYSISTITSPTPPNSGSGELNYTTGTWTLGGMTNRSRVAAVLYQNSVQKNITFSSDVTGSRSVTVAFGDPGTYQIVWLIEDMTTGIVTSVGGDTVSVVKNP; from the coding sequence ATGAACACTGTCCCCCGTAATCCCCTGCTGCTGCTGCTCACCGGCACCCTCGTCGCCTGCGGTGGCGGCAGCAACACTCCCAGCCCCAGCACGCCCGGCAACACCGCGCCCGCCGTGAACATCAAGGCGAACGGCCGCGCCATCACCGCCGACACCTACCTGCCCACCCGCGGGCGACTGGACGTCAGCGTCTCCGACCCGGACATCGGCGGAAGCATCAAGAAAGTCGTCTACGCCATCGACAACGGCCCCAGGACCGACCTGAGCCCCGCAGCAGCGATGACCGTGGCCCTGCCCAGCCTGAGCGGCGGACAGCACGAAGTGACGGTCGAAGCCACCGACAACGCCGGCGCCGTCACCACCGTGAAAGCGCCCTTCCTGATCGACGCGGCGGCGCCCACGCTGACCACCGTCAACCTGAACGGCCAGGCCGCCGCAGACACCGCCACCTTCACGGTCGGTGACGCCGCCCTGCTCAGCGTCACCGCACAGGACACCCGCGGCGACACCCAGAAAACCCCGGGGCCCGTAACCATCCGCGTGCTGGAAAGCGGGACCCTGGTCAAGTCCGTCAGCGGCAACACCCTGACCGCCGACCTCACCAAGGACGTCAAGGGACAGGCCCGGGCCGCCGGAACCGTGATCTTCACCGTCGAAGCCGAGGACAGCGTGGGCTTCGTGACCAGCCGCAACATCGCCGTCACCTTCAACGCAGCCAGCACCGGCGACAACGGCGGCGTGACCGCGCCCACCTTCACGTGGCTGAGCCCCGCCAGCGACTTCGTGAAAGGCGGCGGCACCGTCACCCTGCGCGCCACTGCCACCCGCAACGGCCAGGACCTGAGCAGCCAGATCACCTACACCGCCACCTGCGGCGACATCAAGGGCAACATCTGGACGCTGGACGCCACCTGCGCCGACGGCAGCAAGCAGAGCGTCACCGCCACCGTCACCGACGGCGGCCGCAACTTCAGCAGCCCCGCCAAGGTCATCACGGTCGACGCCAGCGACCCCACCGTGCAGATCACCAACCCCCAGCAGGGCCAGACCTTCACGCAGAACCCCATCAAGATCGGCGTCACCGGCACCGACGCCGTCAGCGGCCTGGACCGCATCCTCGTGGAAGCCAAAAAGGACGGGGACGCCAATTACACGCAGGTGGGCGTCGTCACCGCCGCCAGCGGTGACGTCACCTGGGCCCCCATGAACGGCACCTACACCCTGCGCGCCACCGCCACCGACAAGACCGGCCGCACCAACACCACCACCCTCAGCGGCATCAAGGTCAACCTGACCAGCAGCGACGCCACTCCCCCCACCGTCGCCCTCTCCCCCATCCCCGCCACGCCCCAGCGCGCGACCGTCACCGTCACCGCCACCGCCAACGACAACGACAGCGGCGTCGCCAAGGTCGACCTGTACGACGGCGGCACCCTGATCGAATCCAAGGCGACCGGCGTGGGCGGCAAGTACACCTTCAGCCTCGACACCACCAAACTCAGCGACGGCCCCCACACCCTGCGCGCCATCGCCTTCGACAACGCCGGCCTGAGCAGCGAGACCAGCGCCAGCCTGACCGTCGACAACACCGCCCCCGTCGTCAACTGGATCAGCCCTGCCGACGGAGCCGTCACGCGCGGTGAAGTCACCCTGAACGCCACCACCAACGAGGGGACCGTCACGTACACCGTCGACGGCATGCCCCTGACCGGAAACAAGGCCACCTTCAGCAGCGACGGGACCCACACCATCACCGCCACCGCGCAGGACGCTGCCGGGAACCGCACCAGCAGCACCATCCGGGTCACCAGCGACGCCACCGCGCCCATCGCGCAGATCACCGGCCCCACCGCTGGCAGCACCCTGACCAGCAACCCCGTGACCATCACCGTGACCGGCAACGACACCGGCAGCGGCGTGAGCAGCCTGGAAGTCTTCGCGCGAGACACCGCCACGAACACCAGCACCAGCGTCGGCACCGTCAACGGCGCCAGCGGCACCGTCACCTGGACGCCCACCAGCGGCACCTACGACCTGACCGTCATCGCCACCGACAAGGCCGGCAACAAGGGCGCCGCCAGCACCCCCGTGAACGTCACAGTCAAGCTCGCCACGGCCGACATCTCCCCCCCCGAATTCGACAAGACCGCCCCCACTGCCACCTTCTCACGCGGCGTGATCACCCTCGACGGCTTCGTGAAAGACCCGGAAAGCGGCATCAGTCAGGTCACACTGTTCAACGGCGGCGTGCGCCTGAACGCCACGCCCAGCCTCAGCGTCCAGCCCGACGGCCGCACCCGCTACGCCCTCACGCTGGACAGCAAGACCCTCGCCGACGGCACCTACACCCTGACCATCCAGGCCACCAACGGCGTCGGCCTCGTCAGCAACCAGGACGTCCCGGTCAATGTGAATAACGCCGCACCGACCGTCACCATCAGCAACCCGCAGAACGGCGCGCTGCTCGGAAAGAACAGCGACCTCACCGTCAAAGCCACCGGCACCGATACCACCCCCGGTGACACCCTCACCTATGAGTACAGCGTCGACGGTGGCGCCTTCGCCACGTTCGACCCTGCTCAAACTCAAACCCCCTTAAAACTTCCCACGCCCACCGACGGCACGCACACCCTGACCGTGCGCGCCACCGACAAGGCCGGGAACACCGGCACGACCACCTCCACCTACACGTACGACGGCACCGCCCCGACCGTGCAGATCACCAGCCCCACCCAGGGTCAGATGTTCACCAGCACCCCCGTGACCATCAGCGTGATCGGCCAGGACAGCGGCACTGGCATTGCCAGTATCAACGTGTACGCGAATGACGGCACCAGCCCCGACGAACTGATCGGTACGCTCGGCGGGAACGGCAGCGTCACCTGGTACCCCCGCAAGACGGACGGCAGCCCTTACACCATCAAGGCCATAGCAACCGACCGGGCCGGTAACCTGTCCGCCACCGCCGACGCGACCGTGAGCGGCGTGAAGGTGAAAACTGCCAGCACCGTTCAGGTCACGGGTGGGCCTGCGATCACACCGCCCAACGCCGATCCCAAGGGCCGCACCTATGTCAGCAACGGACGTACCTACGCTCGTGGTCCCCTGACAGTCAGCGCCACGGCCATCACCGATGCCCCCAACATGACGCAGGCGGAACTCCAGGCGGATGGTCAGACCCTGCTCACGACCACTACGACCCCTGGTACCCCTACCTTCACCTTCGACTTCGACAACCTGAACGAAGGCCTGCGTGACATCGGCGTTCGCTTCACCGACTCGCTGGGCACCGTAGGCATCACGAAAACCACCGTCTACGTGGACAAGACCGCGCCCATCATCAACTGGAACACCACCCTGAACGGCAGTCTGTCCAGCGCGCCTGTCACCCTGGACGCCACTGCGACGGACAGTGCCTCCGGCGTGTCCGGCAACGTCACCTACACTGAAAACGGTCAGTCCGTCACCAACCCCGTCTCGGCTGACGGCCAGCACACCGTGACCGCCGCCGCGACCGATAACGTCGGCAATGTGGCCACACGCAACGTTACGTTCACGATTGACTCCACCGCACCAGACGTCATCCCGGCCCTCACTGTCAACCCACAGGAGTTCACGACTGCGCCCATCACGCTCACCGCCACGGCCACTGATGCAACCAGTAGTGTTGCAAACATTGAAGTGCTCGTGGGGTTACAGGGCCAGTCCCTCACAACCCTGGGCCGCCAGAACGGAGCCTCGTACAGTACAGTCTTCACGCCGTCTCAGGCAGGGACGTATGCAGTTCAGTACATTGCGCGGGACGCCGCAGGCAACGTGCGCACCGTTGACCGCACCTTCACTTACGTTGTCACCACCGCCCCTGTGGAACAGGCGCCCAAGCCGGTCCTGGAGGTCGTAGGCAGCGCCCCTTACTCCGGGAACATGAGCGTCAATATTTCGGGTAACTATGACGCCGCCAGTCAGGTGGATCGCATGATTCTGCAGGTGACCGACTCGAAAGGAGTGATCGACAACAGCACCTACGTCACGCCGCAAGCCCGCGCCACTCTCAGCGTGGACACCACCCGGTTCGCCAATGGTCCTCTGAAACTCCAGGTCATCGCCTACACCAAGACTGGTCTGCGTGGACTCAGTTCTGAAACCAGTGTTCTCGTGCAGAATCTGACCAGCCCTGACTTCAAGATTGCTTCTCCCAGCGACGGCGCGAGCGTCACGACCCCCAGCGTACCCGTCCAGATCACCCTGACCAAACGCAGTGCGGACTACACCATCAGTCAGCCCATCCAGGTAGACCTGCTGGACTACCGCGGCGTCACGGTGGCTTCCAGAACGCTCGACAGCAGTGATCGCAACGTTTGCAGTGGCAGTACGGAATCACTGACCTGCAACACCACGTTCGATGTGGCCGCTCTACCAGCAGACATTTACACTGTGCGTGCCCGCACGACCGTGCTGGTTGACCCGGCAGGTGCAAACATCTCACGCCCCCTGGAAACCAGTAGCCAGTTCAAGCACAACACGACCAGCGTTCTGCCGCCGGCGTCCACCATCCGCTTCCCTGCCATCACGGACTCGCAGAAACCCGGTCAGATTGACAGCAGTTCCGGTGTGCTGATCTCGGTCAGCGACAACACTGGCGTGAATGTCGTGGAAGCACGCATCGTGGGCCCGTTCGACGCCAACCAAGCACTGACGCTGAACGGAACGACGCAGTGTGACGCGAGCAAACCTGTCGTGGGTCGCTCGCCGGTCGACGTCCTGATGTTGAACTACGGATACAGCCCTGCGATTGCCGTCGGTGACGTCGTTCTGACCAACCTGGACATTGATGGGTCGGCATATGTGCCTGACAACAACCTCAACGAACGCTACGACCTGCGTGTCACGGTTCAGGATACGGAAGGCAACCGCAACATCCAGTGCATTCCGATCACCATTAACCGGGCGGCCATCCGCGCTAATCGTCCCTCCTACTCCATCAGTACCATCACCAGCCCGACTCCCCCCAACAGCGGCTCTGGAGAACTGAACTACACGACGGGCACCTGGACCCTTGGCGGTATGACAAACCGTAGCCGCGTGGCAGCCGTGCTGTATCAGAACAGTGTTCAAAAGAACATCACGTTCAGCAGTGACGTGACGGGCAGCAGGAGTGTCACTGTGGCCTTCGGCGATCCTGGCACCTACCAGATCGTCTGGCTTATCGAAGACATGACGACTGGAATTGTCACTTCCGTGGGTGGCGACACCGTCTCGGTTGTGAAGAACCCCTGA
- the rlmN gene encoding 23S rRNA (adenine(2503)-C(2))-methyltransferase RlmN — protein MELLLDLHPDAYPLQGFRRKQLLEWVFEQGVGTFDAMTNLPAQARAQLEASYQLNPFKLIETVRSADGSVKYLFTLMDGRQMEAVYMPYLDRKTICVSTMVGCPAKCAFCATGAMGFGRNLTPGEIVGQVLAVAGGEGFAPREIRNLVFMGMGEAMLNYDNTMLAARILLHPDALDMSKRRVTLSTVGIAKGIQRLATEDDLGIKLAISLHAPDEETRRRIIPTGAVNSIEEIMAAAREYQSVTGRRITMEYTMLKGINDHLWQAELLADLLRGMVSHVNLIPMNPWPGSDFESTTEEQLQAFYDTLEARGVDVSVRRSRGRDAGAACGQLALKRPYAVSGGPAAGTPAGA, from the coding sequence ATGGAGCTTTTACTGGACCTTCACCCCGACGCCTACCCGCTGCAGGGCTTCCGCCGCAAGCAGCTGCTGGAGTGGGTGTTCGAGCAGGGCGTGGGCACCTTCGACGCCATGACCAACCTGCCCGCCCAGGCCCGCGCCCAGCTGGAGGCCTCGTACCAGCTGAACCCGTTCAAGCTGATCGAGACGGTCCGCAGCGCCGACGGCAGCGTGAAGTACCTGTTCACGCTGATGGACGGCCGGCAGATGGAAGCGGTGTACATGCCGTACCTGGACCGCAAGACCATCTGCGTGTCCACCATGGTCGGCTGCCCCGCCAAGTGCGCATTCTGCGCGACCGGCGCGATGGGGTTCGGCCGGAACCTGACGCCCGGCGAGATCGTGGGGCAGGTGCTGGCCGTGGCGGGCGGCGAGGGCTTCGCGCCGCGCGAGATCCGCAACCTGGTGTTCATGGGCATGGGCGAGGCCATGCTGAACTACGACAACACCATGCTGGCCGCCCGCATCCTGCTGCACCCGGACGCGCTGGACATGAGCAAGCGCCGCGTGACGCTCTCCACGGTCGGCATCGCCAAGGGGATTCAGCGGCTGGCGACCGAGGACGACCTGGGCATCAAGCTGGCGATCAGCCTGCACGCCCCGGACGAGGAGACGCGCCGCCGTATCATCCCGACCGGCGCGGTGAACTCCATCGAGGAGATCATGGCCGCCGCCCGGGAGTACCAGTCGGTCACGGGCCGCCGCATCACCATGGAGTACACCATGCTGAAGGGAATCAACGATCACCTGTGGCAGGCGGAACTGCTGGCGGACCTGCTGCGCGGCATGGTCAGCCACGTGAACCTGATTCCCATGAACCCCTGGCCCGGCTCGGACTTCGAGAGCACCACCGAGGAGCAGCTCCAGGCCTTCTACGACACCCTGGAGGCGCGCGGCGTGGACGTCAGCGTGCGCCGCTCGCGCGGTCGGGACGCCGGGGCCGCCTGCGGGCAACTGGCGCTGAAACGGCCGTACGCCGTCAGTGGCGGGCCGGCCGCCGGGACACCCGCCGGGGCCTGA
- a CDS encoding PhzF family phenazine biosynthesis protein: MNAEPTPVTDSETAPVPDLRRVFAAPDGSGGKQVVVFPDGGNEQARAAASGAPLSVFVQAADPTGLRLWVFTPTREKGSSDSAAIAALSAVQGSAGLLDVVEVTQGDPEAGGEVQMAQLCGGEWLLRQGVVTVQAVTADLSALKLSALGLSGSGLSPAWVAGTGRPNLVAEVADLGALDAFVPDDAAVSGVNRATGTTGLILFCMGGPARADVSFRAFGPLKGFSEDAASSNMLACLTGVLGHLGRLPADSTLIRAAQRRPGQPARLSAQYAPADGGTEVWVGGRVTPV; the protein is encoded by the coding sequence ATGAACGCCGAACCCACTCCGGTCACCGACTCCGAGACTGCGCCCGTGCCAGACCTGCGCCGGGTGTTCGCCGCGCCGGACGGCAGCGGTGGAAAACAGGTGGTTGTCTTTCCGGACGGGGGCAACGAGCAGGCGCGGGCGGCCGCCTCGGGTGCGCCCCTGAGCGTGTTCGTGCAGGCGGCCGACCCGACTGGTCTGAGGCTGTGGGTGTTCACGCCGACCCGCGAGAAGGGCAGCAGTGACAGCGCCGCCATTGCCGCGCTGAGCGCCGTGCAGGGCAGCGCGGGCCTGCTGGACGTGGTGGAGGTCACGCAGGGCGACCCGGAGGCAGGCGGCGAGGTGCAGATGGCGCAGCTGTGCGGCGGCGAGTGGCTGCTGCGTCAGGGCGTGGTGACGGTGCAGGCGGTCACGGCGGACCTGTCGGCGCTGAAGTTATCGGCGCTGGGCCTGTCGGGATCGGGCCTCTCCCCTGCCTGGGTGGCCGGGACGGGCCGTCCGAATCTGGTGGCGGAGGTCGCGGACCTGGGCGCACTGGACGCCTTCGTGCCGGACGACGCGGCCGTGAGTGGCGTGAACCGCGCGACCGGCACGACCGGCCTGATCCTGTTCTGCATGGGCGGCCCGGCCCGCGCGGACGTGAGTTTCCGGGCGTTCGGGCCGCTGAAGGGCTTTAGCGAGGACGCCGCGAGCAGCAACATGCTGGCCTGCCTGACCGGCGTGCTGGGCCACCTGGGTCGCCTGCCGGCAGACAGTACCCTGATCCGCGCGGCGCAGCGCCGGCCCGGTCAGCCTGCCCGCCTGAGCGCCCAGTACGCCCCGGCGGACGGCGGCACCGAGGTCTGGGTGGGGGGCCGGGTCACGCCGGTCTGA
- a CDS encoding SPOR domain-containing protein produces the protein MSRANTGPRRWPDLMIGLLVLLLLGGFGTLLLRGTPQNATTAGTPTTQPTSEASIPGAPGTADTGSVAAAPITQAPTTEPVAPPTQDSAATTDPSTDTTAAAPAATDAPIIEAAPIGTAPVTDPASTTDATTDPATEPAADPAATPGNPAPRPEGAVPTSEQRVPLRSDYRITLGTFSSEAAAQSAAAPVQGIGYTVYPIDVGSQVVAQVGPFADEASARQALADVQRAYPRAVLYPPRDRAASTDSSGANPGDRAAPAPDTASAPAPAPSGPTYLQVGAFDRVESAQNLVQQLRDLGYNPTVNAPEGKKVTVLVGPYENPAALTRTETRLADNGLDSFRVR, from the coding sequence ATGAGCCGCGCGAACACCGGACCGCGCCGCTGGCCGGACCTGATGATCGGCCTGCTCGTCCTGCTGCTGCTGGGCGGGTTCGGCACGCTGCTGCTGCGCGGCACCCCGCAGAACGCCACCACCGCCGGCACCCCCACCACGCAACCCACCAGCGAGGCGAGCATCCCCGGCGCGCCCGGCACCGCCGACACGGGCAGCGTCGCCGCGGCGCCCATCACGCAGGCGCCCACCACGGAGCCCGTGGCGCCGCCCACCCAGGACAGCGCCGCCACCACCGACCCCAGCACCGACACCACTGCTGCCGCCCCGGCCGCCACCGACGCACCCATCATCGAGGCGGCCCCCATCGGCACCGCGCCCGTCACGGACCCGGCCAGCACCACCGACGCCACCACCGACCCGGCCACCGAGCCAGCTGCCGATCCGGCCGCCACGCCGGGCAACCCGGCCCCCCGCCCGGAAGGCGCCGTCCCCACCAGCGAGCAGCGCGTCCCGCTGCGCAGCGACTACCGCATCACCCTCGGCACCTTCAGCAGCGAGGCCGCCGCGCAGAGTGCCGCCGCACCCGTCCAGGGCATCGGGTACACCGTCTACCCCATCGACGTGGGCTCGCAGGTCGTCGCGCAGGTCGGCCCCTTCGCAGACGAGGCCAGCGCCCGCCAGGCCCTCGCCGACGTGCAACGCGCCTACCCCCGCGCCGTCCTGTACCCCCCCCGTGACCGCGCCGCCAGCACCGACAGCAGCGGCGCCAACCCCGGCGACCGCGCCGCGCCGGCCCCCGACACGGCCAGCGCCCCCGCCCCGGCACCCAGCGGCCCCACCTACCTGCAGGTCGGCGCGTTCGACCGCGTGGAGAGCGCCCAGAACCTCGTGCAGCAACTCCGGGATCTCGGGTACAACCCCACCGTGAACGCCCCCGAAGGCAAGAAGGTCACGGTGCTCGTCGGCCCCTACGAGAACCCGGCCGCCCTGACCCGCACCGAAACCCGCCTCGCCGACAACGGCCTCGACAGTTTCCGGGTCCGCTAA
- a CDS encoding redox-sensing transcriptional repressor Rex, which yields MAEIPTAAISRLVTYLRILEQLETQDVSRTSSNDLAERAGVSAFQVRKDLAYFGRFGTRGMGYTVPILKRELVRVLGLNQTWNVVIVGVGRLGQAIANYPGASDYQFQYVGLFDVNPALVGQQVRGLTVRHTDELRDFTRHNTVDMGFLAVPPEHAQDAAQALADAGVKGILNFAPVVIQPRTLERGGPQEISDEWRGLIVENIDFLAGMKRLAFYILNPHLKDAPTPEDPA from the coding sequence GTGGCCGAAATACCCACCGCCGCCATCAGCCGCCTCGTCACCTACCTGCGCATCCTCGAACAGCTCGAGACGCAGGACGTCAGCCGCACCAGCAGCAACGACCTCGCCGAACGCGCCGGGGTCAGCGCCTTCCAGGTCCGCAAGGACCTCGCTTACTTCGGGCGTTTCGGCACGCGCGGCATGGGCTACACCGTCCCGATCCTCAAACGCGAACTCGTCCGGGTGCTCGGCCTGAACCAGACCTGGAACGTCGTGATCGTCGGCGTCGGCCGCCTCGGGCAGGCCATCGCCAACTACCCCGGCGCCAGCGACTACCAGTTCCAGTACGTCGGCCTGTTCGACGTGAACCCCGCCCTGGTCGGCCAGCAGGTCCGCGGCCTCACCGTCCGTCACACCGACGAACTGCGCGACTTCACGCGCCACAACACCGTCGACATGGGCTTCCTGGCCGTTCCGCCCGAACACGCCCAGGACGCCGCGCAGGCCCTCGCCGACGCCGGGGTCAAGGGCATCCTCAACTTCGCGCCTGTGGTCATCCAGCCCCGCACCCTTGAGCGCGGCGGCCCGCAAGAAATCAGTGACGAATGGCGTGGTCTGATCGTCGAAAACATCGACTTCCTCGCCGGCATGAAACGCCTCGCCTTCTACATCCTCAACCCTCACCTCAAAGACGCCCCCACCCCGGAGGACCCCGCATGA